In the Vulpes vulpes isolate BD-2025 chromosome 12, VulVul3, whole genome shotgun sequence genome, aacaactgttggagaggatgtggagaaaggggaaccctcttgcactgttggtgggaatgtgaactggtgcagccactctggaaaactgtgtggaggttcctcaaagagttaaaaatagacctgccctacgacccagcaattgcactgctggggatttaccccaaatatacagatgcagtgaaatgccaggacagctgcacccgatgtttctagcagcaatgtccaccagagccaaactgtggaaggagcctcggtgtccatcgaaagatgaatggatatggaagatgtggtttatgtatacaatggaatattcctcagccattagaaatgacaaatacccaccatttgcttcaacgtggatggaactggagggtattatgctgagtgaaataagtcaatcagagaagtacaaacattatatggtctcattcatttggggaatataaaaaatagtgaaagggaataaaggggaaaggagaaaaaatcagtgggaaacaccagaaaaggagacagaacatgagagactcctaactatgggaaacgaacaaggggtggtagaaagggaggtgggtgggggttgggggtgttGGGTGACaggctctgaggggggcacttgatgggatgagcactgggtgttattctatatgttggcaaattgaatgccaataaaaaataaattaaaaagaaagaatctgcttttggctcagctcatgatctcagggtcctggaattgagccctacatcaggctccctgctcagcagggagtctgcttctccctctccctctgcccctccccactgctcatgctctctctctttcataaataaataaataaataaataaataaataaataaataaataatcattaaaaagaaaagatgccttAGGGGTAATGTGACTTCAGTTGGTGGCTTAGGTCTGGGAACATGGAGGTACTGTCTGTCCTTGAAATTTTATGATTATGTGATTTGGATGAATAGCCCAAGAACAGATCACTGGTGAAATCAACCAGCATGCTCTACAGAAAACTGTACATGACAGAAGTTCCAGgatgtttgttgtgtttttgctGGGCATAGTCTTTCTGATCTGCTCAAATAAGGGTAAGTTCTGGAGGTTGTTGATTAAGAGATGGGCAGATGCTGGGAAAGGGGAAATTTCCACAGTTGGCTCCTCGAGTTTTGGCAGGTTATGTGAGATTATGACAaagaagacttttctttcttttcccccaggTGAATTGACGGAACATCTGACAGGTACAATGGCTGTCTACAGTCCTTGGTGTAAACAGGTTGTTTGTGACATATTGAGGAGAAAACCTCCTCTCAGTTTTCAGAGAGGGGTATAATCCATTCTTACTCTACAATCCTAGGAGTTTTATCTTCTCCCAGACTAATTTAGTCCAATTTTTGGAGTAAAGAAACTGAATGTCTCTCTTTGCTTCCTTTCCCCCATTACTGGATGAAATCATCAGGTTAAATAATAGGTCCATAGGTAAATTTCATAGGAACTCTGATCTTTTGAGGTCATATACAACAAGTGATTCCCAACAAGTGATTCATGTCTGTAAAAATTATCATTCCCAAGATTATCAGAGGACTCAACAGCCAGAGAAAGATTAGGAATCACTAGGCAATAGAAGTTCCTGTAGAGAAACCCACAAGCCTGGAGAATCTTCTTCAGACTAAATCCTTTAAatacctctttctgtgtctggcagAGATTGCAAAGTCatgttataaatgtaaaatatatcatcTTGGGTTATGCTATGACATCATGAAGACCTGTACCCTAAAGTACCAACAGTCCTGTGCTGTTGAGAACTTTTACTTCCTTACAAAAAAAGGTAATGTGGGGTAGAGAGTGGCTGAGAAATAACTACCTGCAtatgggtgagtgggtgggtaaAGATGGGGTGGTCCTGTACAGGGGATGGCAAAGATGGACTTTTCTTTAAGACAATAGTGAGTAGAAGAAGGGTTGATATCTCTTATCAGCTAGAGAAATACAATCCATTCTCTGGGTCAATCATGAGTAGACTCAACCTTGTAGTTCATTTGGGCTTAGCCAAAGGTTAGTGAAGCTCTGAGAAGATGTTATTCCTAGGAatatgaaaggaagaaatggagttattacacttgtgttctctctctttcatctccTCAGGACGGagtatgtatttttattccaAACTGTCATGTGTGACCAATTGCGAAGACATCAACTTCTTGAGTTTTGAAAAAAGGACAGAGCTCATCTGTTGCAAACATACTAGCTATTGCAACCTCCCTGAGGGAGTCTAGTTCCACATCTTTCCTGGATTTGGAGTCATTCTCAACTCACCCTCCCTTTATCTCTTCCCCCCAAGCCTGTGCTTAGATCTCATCTTCCAACCAATGATAGAGAGTGAGAAAACGAGCTGGTGAAAatcccaggagagagagagagtgcacggtAGCTGGGTCTTATTGAGCATGGATGACTAGACTAGACTGAAGTTTTGCAAAACCCTGTTGCTCACAATCGGTGGTTTTGATTTCCTTATGATGAATATAGAGTTGCTACAAATAGAGTTGGGTTTGACACTGgctatttattatctctttttttaatttattatctcttttatgGTAATGCAAAGAATTGGGCAAAATAATCTCAAACTTGTACTGAGAACTCTGTGACCATACTTTATGCTCATCTATATCCACTCCTCTGGTTGGAGTTGAGATTCTCTTTGGATTAGCCCTGACATCTCCTGGTGCTCTCCTTTTACCTATGAGTTATGGAGATAAAAGAGGAATGACTCTGGCTCCCCAATTTGTTGTCAGCATGAGCCATATTTTTTTTGGTAGAGCTCTTGGAGGAGAGGAATCTCAGGCAGAAAGAAAACCGGACAGGCATAAGGATGAGGCATCAAGGAAAATTGTAAGGACCTTTCAGTCTGTGGAAACTGAGATTTGAGAGATAATTTGATGTAGGTGAAATTGGCTTGAATTACCAGGGCCCTGGCTGGCCAAGGTGATTTAATTGGGAATGGAAACCTTGTGCAAGAATGACCAGCACTCCTTATAAGAGTGAAGAGTGGGGGAAAGAATGAAGGGGAAAACATGAATAATCAAGCAGATGGCATGGTAGTTGAAGATAATAGAATGAACAGAGATGCCATGGGTAGTGTTGTAGTTACAAAGTTTCCTATATAAACGGAAGTTATGAGTAAACAGAGGATGTAAGAGAGCAGAAGTTAGTAGTGGTGGGAACAGAAgacactgagtgaaataaatagGCAGAGAGAAATGGAGTAGAAGTGGTGGTGGGATGTGGCCAACATGGTGAAGCTTCCTTGGATACAGAATAATCCTGGCATGCTCTCCTTATGCAGCATACCAAAGTTCCTGGTTCTGGATTTCCATAgctttttcttccattattaGTCCACATAAAATTCTTAACAATAAACCAACCACCCCTCTACTTGAGTAGTTTGGCGTGCTCTGTGTCTGATATTATGATACTTTCTGAGGAATTCTCAATTGGAATTTTACAGAGTCAAGATAAATAGACATGAAGACAGCCTTTTAAAAACGGGCAAGCTGATTAGAAAGGCCAATATAACATGGATATTTTGAGTTAGGGaaacaacatatttttattcctagttGTATACGGGCTTGCTCACCCTTTGAATCATGGGGATGGGAAACATCAGTCtggggataaaaaaagaaagaaagatcattgTTTTGCACTGGGTTTCAAAagagatttcaaaaatatttgtgaatcaatGTTTGGAAAAGCTTGGCTTTGTTGAACAAGAAGAGGGTTCTTGTTATAAAATCTTTCTTCAATGGTCCAAGAGCAACTGTTGGCATTCTTAGCATCAGAGcactgaaattattattattttttacataatgaATGATTTTCATTTGGTTTGGGTGCCCTGCCCAAACCCTCCTAGCTGACCGGTGCATCTGCCACCCAGCTGCATTGAGTGTCGGTGCATGGCAACTCACAGCTATTTACTACTCTGTAGATTCACCCTCACCAAGTGGGGGCTGCCTTCCCCAGATGCTAAGCTCCCAACTTAAGCATAGACCTCAACCAATAAATGACCGACTCCTTCCATCAAGATGGACTAAGTCTGTGGTGTATTTTGTGGTCCAGAGCTTTCCCATGAGATCTGACTGTTCATGTTAACAGTTTCCCCCTGACCTCTTTTGCTTCCACTTTCCCACCTCAAAATTGTAAGCTGAGAAGACCAATTGTTTCCCACAGTCACTGGGAATGGAGCTCGAAGTCAAGGTGAAGTTAGGTTAGAAAATGACATTTCAGTTTGGCATCTAAGAGTGACAGGGTGTATAGGGTGTCAACGCACTCCTACTGAAAGGCTTCCTTACCGCCTAGAGAAACATGCCCTAACCTGGGAGATGATCTTTTGGTTCACCCCATTTTGGGGTTCTCTTCTTAGTCCCATTTTCCAGCTTGAACAAATGAACACATAAGACCTAAGTGAAAATTTCTTTATCCACATGCTACCACCCCAAGTGTCAATCCTCTGATAAGCAAGCACCTGTTCTTCTTTCATATATGCACATAAAGATGCATGAGAATTTTCTTCacatatcttttaaaagacaataatCTGGTTAATAATCTAAGTGTTAACTTGGAATTGACTGGTAAATAATTCATACAATCTTACACATTAGACCAAAgtaaatttcacatatattagagatttaaatgtaataaacaaaaaaccttacTTTTAAATACTGTTGTGATTATTATTGTTTGACCTCTTAGAGTGTGCTAGACACATTTTAAGTACTTTTcatatatgatctcacttaatcttcacaattcTCTATGAAGTGGCTACTACTGTAAGACAATTTCATAGAGGAGAAACCTGAAGAACAGCTTGACTTCCTGATGCTAACTGGATAACTTGACAAATATGGACAAGTCTAGTAATTTGACAACTGTCACATGGTTTTTCAGGTATTATTCctgaataaaaatatcagtttatTGACAGTGTAGTACTATGTTCACAATTCAGAAAGTAGAGAGTGGGGGTAGCTTGTCTTTGCTCCATGATGTCTGGGAGCTCAACAGGGAAGACTCAGAGTCTGGAGATGTTTCAAGAGCTGGAGACTGAAATCATTCTGAGGTGTCTTCACTCATATGGCTTTACAGTTGCTGCTGCTCTAAGTTGTGATGTCACCAGGGGCTGTTGGTCAGAATACTTCCAAATGGACCCTTCATGCTTCTTGGGCCCCTTCACAGCATGGAGCCTCCAGACTTAAACAGAAGTATGTATTCTAACGAAGTGGGGGTTGCCTCACATTTTAAGGGCTAGCTTTGGAAGTCATGCCTCATCACTTCTGCTACATTCTATTGGTTATAAGTGAATCACAAGCCCGGCCAAGTTCCACTTTTTGATTGGAGAGTAACAACGTTGTAGCAGAGCTTGTGGTATGGGAGATATCGTTGgagccatctttggaaaatacagttgGTTACAACTAGTTAATGGTTAATTGTTACAGTTAGTTAATAGTACAGCTGGAGTTGGATCCAACATCTACACAATCCCAAAGTTCTCTCTTATTCTAAGCTCactattatattaaaaacatttataaatatttgtataatctAGTGATAGAGGAAGCTTTTCTAATCATAACATCCATCAAAAAACAGGACAAGATTGATCAATTTGACCACATGcaaaagtgtatgtgtgtgtgtgtgtgtgtgtgtgtgtgtgtacgtgtataCCTGCACATATATCAAAGGGCCAATCAGGAACAACTGGCAATACCAAGAGCCCACAATTCCTTAAATTGACATGGTGAAACTATCAgtcacacatgtatatacatatatgtatacatagacatatactttatgtacatatacatgtacatctACTTTAAGCTTTAtcaaccatatatatatacatatatatatataaacatatacatggaatatatacatttaatggaatgttattcagccataaaaaagaatgaaaccttgccattcaGAACAACATCCgtggaacttgagggcattatgctaagtgaaataagtcagacagaaagacaaataccagaagatctcacttacatgtggaatctaaaataaaaacaaagaaaaaccacacacacacacacacacacacacacacacacaagcttatagatacagagaacaagaaaacagattggtggttgccagaggtgggggtaaGGGATGGATGAAATGGGTGAAAagaatcaaaaggtacaaacttccaactacaaaataagtcagtcatggATATTTTAGTGTAGCCCTCCTAGGGTTCCGACATTTCAGGGCAGTCTGTGCTTCTTGTGCCCCCAGAAGAGAagcctgatttttgtttttaaaactaaataaagaacatatataatttaaataggaTAACACTATATATTATTCAGTGAATTAGAGACATCAAAGTAGAACATTTTATAGCTTTCTTTTCAGTTATGATACTGCCAGCGGTGTAATAAAATCTTCACCCATGTCGCATGCCTAACAAAGATATCGATGAAAGAACAGTCGATAATACAAACCCTTGAACTACCAAAATTTAGCATTGTAAGGTATGTATAAAGCCAACCCACACCAACTTTAGCGTCATTTTCATTACACTAAGAGCCAGATActaactgaaaatattttgaacacttTCCAAGTGCTTAGCAATGTATGTAAATCTCATCTAAATCTTCTAAAACACTTAGATAGATATTTTCATCATCTTTATTAcccagatgcagaaactgagtcTTACAGATATCGAagttttctaaggaaaaaaacaatttgcAAAGGCACTGCCAGGATATATTCAGTTTACGTCTGATCTAGAGTCCCTGTTATCAACAATTCCACTAAATTTCCCGGTAGCCCAGAAAATTAGGCATTCCTTCTTAAGCTAATTTTTTTGAAAGCGTGAATATAGTTCTTATAAGAGACAATTTCATTTCCCATACAGGTGATACGTAAGATGTTCTTGACGAACTACTGTAGTTAAAGGAACATTTATTTGGTATTGATCAGAAGCAACCACAATGAACAGATCGACAGATGGATTATGTAGTTTCCTttcacttgacaaatattttataaggtGAGAATATAGTAGTGAGTTATAATTTATGAGAATATAGCATTGCAAAAAATATTACTTCACAGGACTCAAAACCTACaatatgaattattttccttttgaaattgtGGAGCAACAAATGGcaaattaatgaatttaattaCCGTGTTCAATGAATGCTCATGAGTTTTATagcagattctctctctttttaaaaaaaatattttatttacttatttgagggagagagagagagagagagggagggagggagggagaaagcacacaaatgagggggaggggcagagggagagagagaagcagacttcccactgagcagggagcccaactcagggcttgatcccaggaccctgaggtcatgaccaaaggcagttgcttaactgactgagccacccacgtgccctaaGTTCTATGTTATCggcattttgatagagattgcattaaaagtgtagattgctttgggtagtatagacattttaccaatatttgttcttccaatccatgagcatggaatgtctttcaaTGTTTTTGTGTCGTCGTCaacttctttcatcagcattttatagttttcagaatgcaggcttttcatctctttggttaggtttattcctaagtagcttcttcatcttttttttttttttggttcaattgtaaatgggtttgataCAAGAATTTcactttttgctgcttcattattggcgtttagaaatacaacagatttctgttcattgatttgTATCTTGTAACTTTACCagatttgtttatcagttctagcagttttttggtggaatcttttatgttttctgtatatagtatcatgtcatcagcaaatggtgaaaagttttacttctttgctaatttgatgccttttatgattattattattttttacagtctgattgctgtggctaggactttcagtactactatgttaaataacagtggtaggagcggacatccttgtcttgttcctgaccatagagggaaaagctctcaggttttctcGATTTAAGGATGATagtagctgtgggtttttcatatacagTCTTTATTATGTTGTGGTATGTTCTCTTTAAACttactttgctgagggtttttatcataaatcgatgttgtactttgtcaaatgctttttctccactTATTGACAAGAtaatatggttcttatccttttgtttattaatgtggtatatcatgttgattgatatTCTaatattgaatcacccttgcTACacaaggataaatcccacttaatggtgaagggtgatttttttaaatgtattgttggattgggtttgctagtattttgttaagaatttttgtatctgtgttcatcgggaatattgacctgtagttctctTCTGtagtggtgtctttttttttttaaagattttatttatttattcatagagacagagagagagagaggcagagacacaggcagagggagaagcaggctccatgcagagagcctgacatgggacttgatccagggtctccaggatcatgccctgggctgcaggcggtgctaaaccgctgcgccactggggctgccctgtagtggtgtctttatctggttttggtcaTCACCAGGGTGATGTTGGCCccatagaatgtatttggaagttttccttcctc is a window encoding:
- the LOC112920127 gene encoding prostate and testis expressed protein 2; translated protein: MPQPQQHKFRKIVLNRDQMMGLGISLLMLITVVATGAELWGDREIAKSCYKCKIYHLGLCYDIMKTCTLKYQQSCAVENFYFLTKKGRSMYFYSKLSCVTNCEDINFLSFEKRTELICCKHTSYCNLPEGV